One region of Haladaptatus cibarius D43 genomic DNA includes:
- a CDS encoding sugar phosphate nucleotidyltransferase gives MTASSAVVLAAGEGKRLRPLTRHRPKPMLPAATRPILEHVLDALVEAGVRQIHLVVGYRGNCVRDHFGSEHRGVGINYVEQDKQLGSGHALFAARDEVDDVFLVVEGDKIIDSKTVSAVRDAFARADSTAAVGVVERDTIGEHDAVLLDGTRVRKIAESPDNEHRLLNSGVYAVDERIFEAIEATPTVAGEVSLTDTLSRLTDADVEIHGVRTDGLWVNATHPWKLLDLNRELLVRKQMSNPQSGAHRDERVWVADTARVHDSAVLQPPVVVGSDCDVRPGAVVGPFVSLGQHTIVGSNAVVQHSVLDSDTRVGANATLVDCVTGQGVRLGAGCTIPGGPTAVQANGSIYEDQQLGALLADRVHVGGNASFEPGTLVGSGVRINAGVSVSGTVEERATVVN, from the coding sequence ATGACAGCCAGTTCTGCTGTCGTGTTGGCGGCGGGGGAAGGGAAACGACTTCGACCACTGACTCGACACCGACCGAAACCGATGCTTCCTGCGGCGACTCGTCCGATACTGGAACACGTTCTCGACGCGCTCGTGGAAGCTGGAGTGAGACAAATCCATCTCGTGGTGGGATACCGCGGAAATTGCGTGCGCGACCACTTCGGCTCGGAACATCGCGGAGTGGGAATCAACTACGTCGAACAGGACAAACAACTCGGGAGCGGGCACGCGCTTTTCGCCGCCCGCGACGAGGTAGACGACGTCTTCCTCGTCGTTGAAGGTGACAAGATAATCGACTCGAAGACGGTTTCAGCTGTTCGTGATGCATTCGCGCGCGCTGACTCGACTGCCGCAGTCGGCGTCGTGGAGCGCGACACCATTGGCGAACACGACGCCGTTCTACTGGATGGAACACGCGTTCGGAAAATTGCGGAATCGCCCGACAACGAGCACCGACTGCTCAATTCTGGCGTCTACGCCGTTGACGAGCGAATCTTCGAGGCCATCGAAGCCACGCCGACCGTCGCGGGCGAGGTATCACTGACGGACACGCTTTCTCGCCTCACCGATGCGGATGTCGAAATCCACGGTGTCCGAACCGACGGTCTGTGGGTCAATGCAACCCATCCGTGGAAGTTGCTCGACCTAAACAGGGAACTGCTCGTTCGAAAACAGATGAGCAACCCGCAAAGCGGAGCGCACCGAGACGAACGCGTTTGGGTCGCGGACACCGCACGAGTTCACGATTCGGCGGTGCTTCAACCGCCGGTCGTCGTCGGTTCCGACTGCGACGTTCGTCCCGGTGCGGTCGTCGGCCCGTTCGTCTCGCTCGGCCAGCACACGATAGTCGGTTCGAACGCCGTCGTCCAACATTCCGTTCTCGATAGCGATACACGGGTTGGTGCGAACGCGACACTCGTGGACTGTGTCACCGGCCAAGGCGTCCGTCTCGGTGCAGGATGTACGATACCCGGCGGGCCAACTGCCGTTCAGGCGAACGGCAGTATCTACGAAGACCAACAACTCGGTGCGCTCCTCGCTGACCGCGTCCACGTCGGAGGCAACGCGAGCTTCGAACCGGGGACGCTCGTGGGGTCTGGCGTGCGTATCAACGCCGGAGTTTCGGTGTCCGGAACCGTAGAAGAACGGGCGACGGTCGTCAATTAG
- a CDS encoding Eco57I restriction-modification methylase domain-containing protein — translation MAELVDASPEVKRVLESFLDDLEGRLSTHDLEDVLQDSFGNLTSKHLGMKPETHAEEKLIYPLLEAVGLAVEKQPYGEKGGQAAWPDFSLMNLDTLVIGENKKLNEVETGVPELKDYLDRKSIGAEYGIVTDGFTWYVKKIELGGDFTEYPDVEEIDLREAILSIAREKEYIGSRDVSPVDVDDTVTEFAETFGRDSFNHRLSQTAPREIRDKRKRDVEAFYELYIELLFGESDKHESEYETCLMDDIEAPPGTTERDKRLFAISLMNRLLFVKFLEQNDILDDGFLREREQFYSENVEEIPDSLYDFALKPLFYDLLNTDKDGRLTKHRNPDSWFDEVPYLNGGLFRETIPQEGKFTVRDRILPEIITDLVEGSNLELDGKEFDPAILGSVFEKTINHIEQERTQKDIGAYYTPNDVTKIVTEQSVDPKIKDVLAEVFAESVGDDEEDITQARKYFDGVSLADVLWNVEEGTESVLNPGKNQTTIDFGDESTLETALAQLRELKVIDPACGSGHFLTTSMDEIHRAQESLLRGLNDGDAPEAEDRFREKKQLALHSIYGVDVDKVAAEIAKLRIWLKIVEDNGWKEAFGRLPNIDVNITDGNSLVGLPMTGSFDDTHAWTDDMTEVEEKRIRYKETGEGDPREIEAFMDEEVRPELNQQYLDLFTKPVKTSIEDEEEFERVMQSLEDDTLYPAISLLRVKREDGDAFGEDETETLEDIGFSVYTKSAKIDLSEWESTQKRIATNEGEEYDVSDSIETFRDLIQGEYVFSEVQRRPLNCDLDDILGKPFHWVAEFPEVADGNGNSAAIDFDIVLGNPPYGDLLSDEEKMFISTYETSDINDISANFVERQLQLLEDGGYFGNVTTLRLVYQSSMEEFHDLLRENMPESKIACFAKRPTKVFEGAEVRIAIITGKKADIEEGDILTSEYLRFSKNDRDERFSILEYQDVDGLILRDKIGGSSGKYEVLPKIGNEMIRNILLKLRENSRGQSSTVFRERILDDETEYVVWRREGLDYWTNPMLGELYSAREVKPMYFETELEQRGGFLLISSSLFYLYWVVYGNMHHLNWGQIEAFPFPSHEELEKHEKEIFELSEELWTGMKQGFNKELNQFNYQPLKPTINKAEKIFGEIYDLSKDEVRYLQKYHSQYGRSGSDNEQISEY, via the coding sequence ATGGCTGAGTTGGTGGACGCATCTCCGGAAGTCAAACGCGTTCTCGAATCGTTCCTTGACGATTTGGAAGGTCGGCTTTCGACGCACGATTTGGAAGACGTTTTACAGGATTCGTTTGGGAACCTCACGAGCAAGCATCTCGGGATGAAACCCGAAACGCACGCCGAGGAGAAGTTGATTTATCCACTCCTCGAAGCGGTCGGATTAGCGGTTGAAAAACAGCCGTATGGGGAAAAAGGCGGACAGGCCGCGTGGCCGGATTTTTCGCTGATGAATCTCGACACGTTGGTTATCGGTGAGAACAAGAAACTGAACGAAGTAGAAACAGGAGTCCCAGAACTCAAGGATTATCTCGACAGGAAATCCATCGGAGCGGAGTACGGTATCGTCACGGACGGATTTACGTGGTATGTCAAAAAAATCGAACTCGGTGGCGACTTCACGGAGTATCCGGATGTCGAGGAAATCGACCTCCGCGAGGCGATTCTTTCGATTGCTCGTGAGAAGGAGTACATCGGTTCACGAGATGTTTCTCCCGTCGATGTTGATGATACGGTCACGGAGTTTGCCGAAACGTTCGGTCGAGATTCGTTCAATCATCGACTGTCCCAGACCGCGCCGCGAGAGATTCGGGACAAACGAAAACGCGACGTGGAGGCGTTTTACGAACTCTACATCGAACTGTTGTTTGGTGAGAGTGACAAGCACGAATCGGAGTATGAGACATGCCTGATGGACGACATCGAAGCACCGCCGGGGACGACCGAACGGGACAAACGTCTCTTTGCGATTTCGCTGATGAACCGCCTACTGTTCGTGAAGTTTCTCGAACAAAACGACATTCTGGACGACGGATTCCTGCGCGAGCGCGAACAGTTCTACTCGGAAAACGTCGAAGAAATTCCTGACTCACTCTATGATTTCGCGCTCAAACCGCTGTTCTACGACCTGTTGAACACGGACAAAGACGGCCGTCTCACGAAGCATCGGAACCCGGATTCGTGGTTTGACGAGGTGCCGTACCTCAACGGCGGTCTGTTCCGAGAGACGATTCCGCAGGAGGGGAAATTCACCGTTCGTGATCGAATCCTCCCCGAAATCATCACCGACCTCGTGGAGGGGAGCAACCTCGAACTGGACGGAAAGGAGTTCGACCCCGCGATTTTAGGGAGCGTGTTCGAGAAAACCATCAACCACATCGAACAGGAGCGAACCCAGAAGGACATCGGGGCGTACTACACGCCGAACGACGTGACGAAAATCGTCACCGAGCAGTCGGTTGACCCGAAAATCAAGGACGTACTGGCCGAGGTGTTCGCCGAGAGTGTCGGAGACGACGAGGAGGATATTACGCAAGCACGGAAATATTTCGACGGTGTCTCCCTCGCGGACGTGCTTTGGAACGTGGAGGAAGGAACGGAAAGTGTCCTCAATCCGGGGAAGAACCAGACCACAATCGACTTCGGGGACGAATCCACGCTCGAAACCGCGCTCGCGCAACTGCGCGAACTCAAGGTCATCGACCCGGCGTGTGGTTCCGGCCATTTCCTCACCACGTCGATGGACGAAATCCATCGCGCACAAGAGTCGCTTTTGCGAGGGCTGAACGACGGTGATGCCCCGGAGGCGGAAGACCGATTCCGCGAAAAGAAGCAACTCGCGCTTCACTCGATTTACGGCGTGGACGTGGACAAGGTCGCGGCGGAAATCGCAAAGCTTCGCATCTGGCTAAAAATCGTGGAGGACAACGGCTGGAAAGAGGCGTTCGGTCGCCTGCCGAACATCGACGTGAACATCACGGACGGAAATTCGCTGGTCGGACTCCCCATGACGGGGTCGTTCGACGACACCCACGCTTGGACGGACGACATGACCGAAGTCGAGGAAAAGCGAATCAGATACAAGGAAACAGGGGAGGGTGATCCCCGCGAAATCGAGGCGTTCATGGACGAAGAGGTTCGGCCCGAACTGAACCAGCAGTACCTCGATTTGTTCACCAAACCCGTCAAAACCAGCATCGAGGACGAAGAGGAGTTCGAGCGCGTGATGCAGTCGCTCGAAGACGACACCCTCTACCCCGCAATTTCCCTCCTGCGAGTCAAACGCGAGGACGGCGACGCCTTCGGGGAGGACGAAACCGAAACTCTCGAAGACATCGGCTTTTCGGTGTACACGAAAAGTGCCAAAATCGACCTGTCGGAGTGGGAGAGTACGCAGAAGCGAATCGCCACCAACGAGGGCGAGGAGTACGACGTAAGCGACTCCATCGAAACCTTCCGCGACCTCATTCAGGGCGAGTACGTTTTCTCGGAAGTCCAGCGCCGCCCCCTCAACTGCGATTTGGACGACATCCTCGGCAAGCCGTTCCACTGGGTCGCGGAGTTCCCCGAAGTCGCCGACGGAAACGGCAATTCGGCCGCCATCGACTTCGACATCGTGCTGGGCAACCCACCCTACGGGGACTTGCTGAGCGACGAAGAGAAGATGTTCATCTCCACCTACGAAACCAGCGACATCAACGACATCTCCGCGAACTTCGTGGAACGACAGTTGCAGTTGCTTGAGGATGGTGGGTACTTCGGGAACGTGACGACGCTGAGATTGGTGTATCAGAGTTCGATGGAAGAGTTCCATGACCTACTGCGAGAGAATATGCCTGAATCAAAAATCGCCTGTTTCGCCAAACGTCCCACAAAAGTATTCGAAGGTGCGGAGGTTCGAATTGCGATTATTACTGGCAAAAAAGCAGATATAGAAGAGGGGGATATTCTCACAAGCGAATATCTCCGATTTAGCAAAAACGACAGAGATGAGCGCTTCTCAATTCTGGAATATCAAGATGTGGATGGTCTGATTCTTCGGGATAAAATTGGCGGCAGCTCAGGCAAGTACGAAGTTCTCCCGAAGATAGGGAATGAAATGATTCGAAATATCCTTCTCAAACTTCGTGAAAACTCAAGAGGTCAATCAAGCACCGTTTTCCGCGAGAGGATATTGGATGATGAAACCGAATATGTCGTTTGGCGACGTGAAGGTCTTGACTACTGGACGAATCCAATGTTGGGGGAACTGTATTCTGCTCGTGAAGTCAAACCGATGTACTTCGAAACTGAGCTTGAACAACGAGGTGGATTCTTGCTTATTAGCTCTTCACTGTTCTATCTGTACTGGGTTGTTTACGGAAATATGCACCATCTCAACTGGGGTCAGATAGAAGCATTCCCATTCCCGTCTCATGAAGAGCTTGAGAAACATGAAAAAGAGATATTTGAACTCTCTGAAGAACTTTGGACAGGAATGAAACAGGGATTCAACAAGGAACTGAATCAGTTCAACTACCAGCCACTCAAGCCGACAATCAATAAGGCAGAGAAAATTTTTGGAGAGATAT